TGCATGGTGTGCCCAGCCTGTGATATACATGGTgtgcccccatccagcctgtgATATGCATGGTGTGCCCCCATCCAACCTGTGATATACATGGTGTGCCCAGCCTGTGATATGCATGGTgtgcccccatccagcctgtgATATACATGGTGTGCCCAGCCTGCGATATGCATGGTgtgcccccatccagcctgtgatatacatggtgtgcccccatccagcctgtgatatacatggtgtgcccccatccagcctgtgatatacatggtgtgcccccatccagcctgtgatatacatggtgtgcccccatccagcctgtgatatgcatggtgtgcccccatccagcctgtgatatgcatggtgtgcccccatccagcctgtgATATGCATGGTGtgccctcatccagcctgtgataTGCATGGTGTGCCCAGCCTGTGATATACATGGTgtgcccccatccagcctgtgatatgcatggtgtgcccccatccagcctgtgatatgcatggtgtgcccccatccagcctgtgATATGCATGGTGtgccctcatccagcctgtgatatgcatggtgtgcccccatccagcctgtgatatgcatggtgtgcccccatccagcctgtgatatgcatggtgtgcccccatccagcctgtgatatgcatggtgtgcccccatccagcctgtgatatgcatggtgtgcccccatccagcctgtgatatgcatggtgtgcccccatccagcctgtgatatgcatggtgtgcccccatccagcctgtgatatgcatggtgtgcccccatccagcctgtgatatgcatggtgtgcccccatccagcctgtgatatgcatggtgtgcccccatccagcctgtgATATGCATGGTGtgccctcatccagcctgtgataTGCATGGTGTGCCCCCATCCAGTCTGTAATATGCATGGTgtgcccccatccagcctgtgatatgcatggtgtgcccccatccagcctgtgatatgcatggtgtgcccccatccagcctgtgatatgcatggtgtgcccccatccagcctgtgATATACATGGTGTGCCCCCATCCAGTCTGTAATATGCATGGTGTGCCCAGCCTGTGATATGCATGGTgtgcccccatccagcctgtgATATACATGGTGTGCCCAGCCTGTGATATGCATGGTgtgcccccatccagcctgtgATATACATGGTGTGCCCAGCCTGTGATATGCAAGGTgtgcccccatccagcctgtgTGTCTGCCGTGAGCCCCCGCCATGTCCCGCAGCTGCTGTcatctagatttttttttagctcaatGTCTTCGATCGGCGTGTGAGGGGTTAATCCGAGTCAGCTGTATTCGTTGTGAGCAGCTCTGCACTCGTTTTCTTTCGTCTGaaaccagcgcatgcgcagtagcggtAAGGGACCGTCTTACACGGGTTACTGAGCTTCATGCTACACCAGCAGTTGAGGGCGCAGGCGCGGCTGGGCGGGGCCGGCACCGGCTCATTAGCGTGACTAGGAAGCGGGCCCCTCCCTGGCTGTGGCGGGCGCCCGGGATTCAGGCTCCTCCCCACCCTCCTTTCACTCCGAGGACCTCCACCTCAGTCCGAGCACCGGAAGCCATTGACTGGGGATATCCGGCCGGATTGAGAGCACAGGGGAgcggaggaggaggcggcggcCTGCACAGCTCTGAGGGGAGAGAAGCTTCTCATGTGGCTGCTGAGAGGGACACCCTGCTGAGTGCTTCTCATACGGGACACTGACTGTGCTCCATACATTCAGGAGCCGGACACACCATCTGCTATCCTCCCAGCTGAGGAGATCCCTCAGCCCTGACAACCACCACAGCTCGCTGGAGGAGCAGCTCTAGGGGTCCTGGACCCTCAGGcctcatcagaggggcccctaaGTGCCACCAGACCTGGTGTGGGATCAGTACAACCTGAGCCTTGGGGCTTTACAGAACTTACCTGAGGGCCACCCTGAGTCATTAAATCCTCTCAGGAGAGTGCCCTAAGTCATTGGACCTTCCTGGGTAAGATCCTTAAGCTATTGGAccctcctggaggggaaccccgaGTCCTTGGACCTTCCCAAAAGAGCACCTTTGGTCCTTGGACCTTCCTAAAAGAGCACCACCTTGAGTCCTTGGACCTTCCCAGAGGACCACCTTGAGTCCTTGGACCTTCCCAGAGGACCACCTTGAGTCCTTGGACCTTCCCGGAGGACCACCTTGAGTCCTTGGACCTTCCCGGAGGACCACCTTGAGTCCTTGGACCTTCCCGGAGGACCACCTTGAGTCCTTGGACCTTCGCAAAAGAGCACCATTGGTCCTTGGACCTTCCCGGAGGACCACCTTGAGCCCTTGGACCTTCCCGGAGGACCACCTTGAGTCCTTGGACCTGGAGTGGCACCCTGATCTTCAGGACCCATACAGAGGGTAATCTTGTTTATCCTTTAACCTGATGAACTGTCCGCAATCCTGAGGACCTCCAAACCTCACCTACAGAACCCCACAGTGCTTAGTCTCTGAAATCTGAggactgcttcttgcccccataTCTGAACCCCAAGCACTGTTGcctcctgtacccccccaaaagcTGGAGTTATCCTACATATCATCTGTAAGCCTTGTACATCACGAGGAGCATCCCCTGGACACAGCAGAACCCTGATATTGCCTCTGTGGCAAGCTGTGGGACGTTTGGTATCTAGCAACCTCCACCAAACTACCCGATTAATAGACCTCGGGGATCCTTCCACCCTCTGCACTGATCATCACAAGATCAGAACGTTGGAAGTTGCAAGCAGCACAAGACTAGCACTTGATACAACTGTAGGGGGACTTTACAGATTTGGGTACAGCCTTGCCAAGCGGTGCTTTACCCTCTTCAGAACACTTTCCAGAAGTCGGGCCCCATAGGTGTACAACCCAGTTCTTAATTTCTCCAAGCTGTGTTTAATGCTCCACCATGGGCAAGGTGCTATCCAAGATTTTCGGCAACAAGGAGATGCGGATCCTGATGCTCGGGCTGGATGCGGCCGGTAAGACCACCATCCTGTACAAGCTGAAGTTGGGCCAGTCGGTcaccaccatccccaccgtcgGCTTCAACGTGGAGACCGTGACTTACAAAAACGTCAAATTCAACGTGTGGGATGTGGGGGGCCAGGACAAGATCCGGCCTTTGTGGCGGCACTATTACACGGGCACGCAGGGGCTCATCTTCGTCGTGGATTGTGCCGACCGGGACCGCATCGACGAGGCTAGGCAGGAACTTCACCGTATTATCAACGACAGGGAAATGAGGGACGCCATCATCCTTATATTTGCCAATAAACAAGACCTTCCCGATGCCATGAAACCCCATGAAATTCAGGAGAAACTAGGCCTAACCCGAATCAGGGATAGGAATTGGTATGTTCAGCCTTCCTGTGCGACCAGCGGGGACGGCCTCTACGAAGGACTCACGTGGCTAACCTCCAACTACAAATCTTAATGACTATTTAGAAGATTTAAACGCAGTTTTACGATGTTGCTTCTCCTCCGAAGAGGATACGTTTGGAAGAAAAGTAACGTCGGGAGGATTATGCTGATCTAACCGATCACCCTGTTAAATTACAAAGAAGTATGGGCTGGAATATGTtctataaatataatatacatattttattttatttttatttttttttctcttgttctgCGTTAGAATTCTGACCTCACAGTTTCCTGTACAAACTTTAAAACTGAGCTTGAAGAAGTAGGAACTTCCTTCTCTATAAGCTGTAATGGTTTGAGGGATATAAAagcttattccttttttttttttttttctttcttccgctttcttttctgtttttgttgTAATTTCTGCATTCATACAGGGTATGTTGCTAGGTCTCTTCCAGATAGTAAACTTTACGATTTATTCCTTAACAATCACACTGCAGTTTGTCTTTTATACCTAGGCTGATTTTAATAGTTCTGCTAGCTAGCATATAACAAATTACTTGGAAAattgtcacccccctccccttctttttttttttttttcttaagataaatatatatacatctatatttAAAGCTTACTTGATTACTAGGCCTTTTTCAATTTGGTTGCTTACAAATTGTGcaaaatttcaaaaatatttaGCTGTGGATCTGCCATGATTGGAAGCAGATGATCCCGAATCTCATATAATGTATGCATGAGTAAGCTGAATGCAAAACGATCCTTCTAATCAATTGTTTAGTGAGAGGATGACGAGAAAACCCGTGAGTGACATTGAGAAAGTATAGAGAGAGCAGCCACTGTCGCATAAGGATCTATTCTGTTGCAGGGGGGgaaagaaaatttaaaattttactttttgtacATAGAGGAAGGTTCCCTTTTACATGTAGCAATACTTTTAAATTTATGCAAAAGTTTGCCTTCTTGAAAACCAGATTCTGTAAAGCACAACTTTGTAATTCAGTGCAAATTGCAAGGCTTTCTCGGAAGCTTGGTGATTGGCCTGTCTGATTATCTGTGTTAAAAAGGTACATTTCTCCAAAGCGTCTTAAACTATatgcatttattaataaaaatacctacATTATTTCTGTAAAAATATTGTAAAGTACACTTCTTTCTAAGGCCAGTTTATATGGCATAAACCGcacaattgtgggggggggggggactaaacgAGTCTTGCATGTGggtttttgcaaaaataaatgtgaatttCTGTCCCATGACATTTACATTTTGTAATAACAGAGGTTTGGTTGTCTAATTTTGGGTATGTGTGAGGTCTGGTGCActaaggcaggggtaggcaacctcagccctccagctgttttgaaactacaagtcccatgagacattgcaagaccctgacaatcacaggcagggatcctcaaactacagccctccagctgttgtagaactacacatcccatgaggcattgtagcacactgacattcacagacatgactaggcatgatgggaattgtagttcctgaacaactggagggccgtagtttgaagacccatgattacaggcatgactcctagaggccgaggcatgatgggatttgtagtttcaccacagctggagtgccacgaTTACCTACCTCTGCATTAAAGCCTATCAGCCttcgttcacattggagcgacttGAAATGcatgcatgacaagtcacaccttATTGTTGGCAATGGGCATGTTCAAATCGATGCAACCCCCGACTTTGTATAAGAAGAGAACTAaatggttgggactttaaatgaggcgtaggCATAGAGCCGAGCGCTTCCATCCCTGATACTAACCCTGACTTTGCGGTGCCTCGAcgatttgaaaaagtagtacATGCACTTTGGCGCTTTCAGGTGCGacttgaatagacatctgtgcatgaagccacacagatgtctttaaAGTCGCAGTGAGATGCAGCTTTGCAATTGTGCGATTTCCAAGCAGCATTAATGTGAACCAGACTTTAGTCTCGTTTCTCCTTGTGTAATGCAGATTT
This window of the Rana temporaria chromosome 13, aRanTem1.1, whole genome shotgun sequence genome carries:
- the ARF6 gene encoding ADP-ribosylation factor 6, which gives rise to MGKVLSKIFGNKEMRILMLGLDAAGKTTILYKLKLGQSVTTIPTVGFNVETVTYKNVKFNVWDVGGQDKIRPLWRHYYTGTQGLIFVVDCADRDRIDEARQELHRIINDREMRDAIILIFANKQDLPDAMKPHEIQEKLGLTRIRDRNWYVQPSCATSGDGLYEGLTWLTSNYKS